TTCCCCGGCCCACTTGATCCCTCTGGAAAAGCTCGCCCGCGGCGTGAGAGATGTCGCGGTAGAGTCCTCCTTCGTTCTCGTAGATCTGCTTCGGTTGAGCGTAGCGCGTCACATCAGAAAGGCCGTGGTCCATGATGTGACCGTTGGCAACGAATAGATCGAGATCGGTATCGTTGTCGAAGTCAAAGAAACCCGTACCGAAACCGACCCAGGAAAGGCTGGGGAGGGCGAGCTTCGCGGCGTAGGTTGCATCGACGAAGTTGCCACCGCCCAAATTGCGGTAGATCGTGTTGCCTTCGCTTTCGAAGTTGGTCACGAACATATCGAGCTGCCCGTCGCGGTCGAAGTCACCGACATCGACCCCCATGCTTCCCTCGGCACGGCCGTCCTCGTCGAATCCCAATCCGAGGGCGAGAGCAATCTCTTCGAATCGGCCCGAGCCCAGATTCCGGAAGAAGTGGTTCATCATCGTGTCGTTGGCCACGTAGATATCCGCATCGCCGTCGTCATCGTCGTCGGTGAAGATCACGCCGAGTCCCCGTCCTGGTTTCAGGCCCACCCCCGTTTGCATCGAGACGTCAGAGAACGTGCCATCCCCCCCGTTTCGATAGAGCAAGTCAGCGGCCCCGACGTAGTTGTTCGGATGGCAGTAGGTTCTCACTCCGAGCGTCCGGTCGCCGCAGTACACCGGGTTTTCGATTTGGTACTCGATATAGGTCGTCACGTAGAGGTCCAGATCTCCGTCGCCTTCGATGTCTGAAAAAGCCGTGCTCGCGGCGAACGCGACGGCGCCCACTCCGGCGCGTTGGGTCACATCGGTAAAAGTGCCGTCACCCTCGTTCCGATAGAGGTGGCTCGGTCCAAAGCCGGAGACGAACAGGTCGACGTCTCCGTCGTTGTCGTAGTCCGCCGCGGCACAACCCATCGAGTATCCCGAGCCCGAAAGCCCCGCTTCCTCGGTCACGTCCCTGAAATTACCCGCCTCGTTTCGATAGAGCGCGTTTCTCAAACGGCCTGGTCCCCGGTATCCGGGTAGAGGCGCCCCGTTGAGCAGATAAACGTCGAGGTCCCCGTCACCGTCGTAATCCCAAAAACCGCCGCCGCCGGACATCGTCTCGACGAGGTGCTTGTCGCCTCCACCTCCGTTTCGGTGCTGGAAGGCAATTCCGGCCTCCTGGCTAACGTCCACGAATCGGGCCGAGCTGTTGACCGCTCCCAGGAGCATCCAGAGCGAGGCTGCGATCACGTGCGACGCTAGCGGTCCCGGCTCGCCAGCAGGTCCGCGATCCCGACTTCTGCAGCTGCGAGATCCGGCTCGATCTCGAGCGCCCGTTGA
This portion of the Vicinamibacteria bacterium genome encodes:
- a CDS encoding CRTAC1 family protein, whose translation is MIAASLWMLLGAVNSSARFVDVSQEAGIAFQHRNGGGGDKHLVETMSGGGGFWDYDGDGDLDVYLLNGAPLPGYRGPGRLRNALYRNEAGNFRDVTEEAGLSGSGYSMGCAAADYDNDGDVDLFVSGFGPSHLYRNEGDGTFTDVTQRAGVGAVAFAASTAFSDIEGDGDLDLYVTTYIEYQIENPVYCGDRTLGVRTYCHPNNYVGAADLLYRNGGDGTFSDVSMQTGVGLKPGRGLGVIFTDDDDDGDADIYVANDTMMNHFFRNLGSGRFEEIALALGLGFDEDGRAEGSMGVDVGDFDRDGQLDMFVTNFESEGNTIYRNLGGGNFVDATYAAKLALPSLSWVGFGTGFFDFDNDTDLDLFVANGHIMDHGLSDVTRYAQPKQIYENEGGLYRDISHAAGELFQRDQVGRGTAFGDWDDDGDPDVLVMNNNDVPNLLRNDTENGNHWIQLRLVGRASNRDGVGTRVRVDAGDNEQIDELRCGYSYLSMHDLRIHFGLGIADRIDRLEIRWPSGLVQSYSDLTADRIVLLKEGLEGIMR